Proteins from a genomic interval of Polaribacter sp. Q13:
- a CDS encoding tetratricopeptide repeat protein: MNYTKKIVLVIAVFSVLYSCSTRKNTFVSRNWHTLNTKYNVLFNGNEALKQGVKAIDDNYKDDWFTQLPIEPIKFEEDKIIIPTIKSSMGAGFDDDEKKEEEKASTPFGIAEEKAVKAIQKHGMNIKDLERNRQIDDAYLLLGKARYYEQRFVPAIEAFNYVIATYPNANLIAETKIWRAKANIRNDNEEFAIESMKLLLQVRDTLELDLPVETAEQGYTALAMAYIKSDSIENAKKYLIKSTETLKNRNQGARNLFVLGQIYSSENKKDSAQLAFNKIINFKKAPYKYKMHAHIELAKNSTTDSTSVAILEKMYKLIKDRDNRPNLNELYYQVGNLHEQNDSINLAVDYYNKSLRTASNNVKQKTFTYEKLGNINFKNSKYVIASSYYDSIINIATDTLNLRFRRIKRKHRNLAALINFEETVTKNDSILKIVALTKPEQEAFFQKYIDNLKKQDEEAAQLKLNQQAFGDTFGGDLLKSKNEGKWYFYNSQSLNFGKTEFQKIWGNRALEDNWRWSAKTATNITKQDSLVVNTKNLRYNLASYLETIPSEKGKIDTLNIERNNALYELGVIYKEQFKDPKLAIERLERATTLNPEKELILPINWHLYLSYKALGDDAKANEHKNIILTDYPTTKFAQVIRNPNKPFEENVSVNEIEKKYKEFYYLYKKAKYFEVTEKIDKYLLLIPNSKLVPKFSLLKAYAIGKYRIKDEYLMALEFVAVSYGNTEEGKKAKEIIKQLNK, encoded by the coding sequence GTGAATTACACCAAAAAAATAGTTTTAGTAATTGCCGTATTTTCGGTTTTATACTCTTGTAGCACAAGAAAAAACACCTTTGTTAGTAGAAATTGGCATACTTTAAACACTAAATACAATGTATTGTTTAATGGTAACGAAGCATTGAAACAAGGTGTTAAAGCCATAGATGACAACTATAAAGACGATTGGTTTACGCAATTGCCTATAGAACCCATAAAATTTGAAGAAGACAAAATCATTATACCTACCATAAAATCTAGTATGGGAGCTGGTTTTGATGATGATGAGAAAAAAGAAGAGGAAAAAGCGAGTACTCCATTTGGTATTGCAGAAGAAAAAGCTGTAAAAGCAATCCAAAAACACGGAATGAACATAAAAGATTTAGAACGCAACAGACAAATTGATGATGCGTATCTTTTATTAGGAAAGGCTCGTTATTATGAGCAACGTTTTGTACCAGCAATAGAAGCATTTAATTATGTAATTGCCACGTATCCTAATGCAAATTTAATTGCAGAAACAAAAATATGGAGAGCTAAAGCTAATATTAGAAATGATAATGAGGAGTTTGCCATAGAATCTATGAAATTACTTTTGCAAGTTAGAGATACCTTAGAGTTAGATTTACCAGTAGAAACGGCAGAACAAGGTTACACAGCTTTAGCAATGGCCTACATAAAATCTGATAGTATTGAAAACGCAAAAAAGTATTTAATTAAATCTACAGAAACATTAAAAAACAGAAACCAGGGAGCAAGAAACTTATTTGTTTTAGGACAAATTTATAGTTCAGAAAACAAGAAAGATTCTGCACAATTGGCGTTTAATAAAATCATCAACTTTAAAAAAGCTCCTTATAAATATAAAATGCATGCTCATATTGAGTTGGCTAAAAATTCTACAACAGATTCTACTTCTGTAGCTATTTTAGAAAAAATGTACAAATTAATTAAGGATAGAGACAACAGACCCAATTTAAATGAACTGTACTACCAAGTTGGTAATTTACATGAGCAAAACGATAGTATCAATTTAGCTGTAGATTACTATAATAAATCCCTTAGAACAGCATCTAATAATGTAAAACAAAAAACTTTTACTTACGAAAAACTAGGAAACATCAACTTTAAAAATTCTAAATACGTAATTGCAAGTTCTTACTATGATAGTATTATTAACATTGCTACAGACACTTTAAACCTAAGGTTTAGAAGGATTAAAAGAAAACATAGAAACCTAGCTGCTTTAATTAATTTTGAGGAAACTGTAACCAAAAACGATAGTATTTTAAAAATTGTTGCACTTACCAAACCAGAACAAGAAGCCTTTTTTCAAAAATATATAGACAATTTAAAAAAGCAAGATGAAGAAGCTGCACAGTTAAAGTTAAATCAGCAAGCTTTTGGAGACACTTTTGGTGGTGATCTTTTAAAATCTAAGAATGAAGGAAAATGGTATTTTTACAATTCACAATCTTTAAATTTTGGTAAAACAGAATTTCAAAAAATTTGGGGAAATAGAGCATTAGAAGACAATTGGAGATGGTCTGCTAAAACAGCAACCAACATAACAAAACAAGATTCTTTGGTAGTAAATACAAAAAATTTACGTTACAACTTAGCAAGCTATTTAGAAACAATTCCTTCCGAAAAAGGAAAAATAGACACTTTAAATATTGAAAGAAATAACGCTTTATATGAACTAGGCGTTATTTACAAAGAACAATTTAAAGACCCTAAGCTAGCTATTGAACGTTTAGAAAGAGCAACTACTTTAAACCCCGAAAAAGAATTAATTCTTCCAATTAATTGGCATCTATACCTTTCTTACAAAGCTTTAGGAGATGATGCAAAAGCAAACGAACATAAAAATATAATTCTAACAGACTACCCAACAACTAAGTTTGCACAAGTTATTAGAAACCCTAACAAACCTTTTGAAGAGAACGTTTCTGTGAACGAAATAGAAAAAAAATACAAAGAATTCTATTATCTTTATAAAAAAGCCAAATATTTTGA